The genomic region TTTTCAATTCTTTCAAATGCTGTGAAACTGTGGTGCGGCTAAGTGGCAATTGATCAGAAATATCACCTGAAATACAAGTTTTTGTTTCTGCTAAATACTTAAGGATTGCCAATCTTGCCGGATGAGAAATGACTTTGGCGAACTGTGCCAGCCTCTGCAACTCATCATCAAATATCTCTCTTTTATCCATATGAAACTTTCATTTATTTTGTATGTCGCAAACATACGTCATTTAGAAATAAAAGACAATTCTTGTTTGTTGATTTAATCTAAACTTAACATGAGCAAAAATTAAATTGCTTGTATCTGTTTACAGCTTTATAAATGTTTTTTTTGAAAATAAAGATAATTGTGATTTTGTAACAAAAATATAAATACCTCTTTTTAGCATAGAAATATCTATAGTAGCATTGTTTTCAACTTTACCTTCCATGAGGATTTCTCCCAGCATATTATAAATGTTATAGTTATGGTTATAGGTACTTTGATTAAAATACTCAATTGAAATATGTGTTGTAGCCGGATCGGGGAAAATATTAATGGAAGCATCAGAAACTATTTCGTATAAAATATTATTTGTTGGACATGAGTCTTTTGTTATTCCAAAACTGGCAAATACTGAATCAATATTTTCCTGATATATTGGGTATATATTGGATACAAAAATTTTATTTGGGCATATTAACCATAGCTGAGGCCAAAACTGAATTTGCCAGTCCTCGTACACTGTATAGCCGCCACTCATACCACTTATTGCAGGGTATAAACCTCCATATTTATCCTCAAAATCCAGAATTTCATCATTGTAGTTTAAATAATTTATTGCTAAAAATACCAGATCTCCCTTATTGCAACCATAGTTACTGTAAACCTCATTAAAAGTTGGCACGAGTGTTAAACACTGTTGACAATTCACACCAAAAAAATCAACACATACATACTTTCCATTTTCAAGGTAATTAAATAAATTATGTTCATTGTTATGCACGTCAACAATGGTAAAATCAGTAACAGTATCACCAACAACAAGCTGTGCAAAGCTAACTTTCTCAATTCCAAAAATTACAACCAAAAATAAAATATATCTTACCATTATTTAATTATTATAATTCCAGAATTATTTACCACTATATTATTTGAAATTTTATAAAAATAATACCCTCTTTTTAAATAATTGGTATTTACTTTTAAACGGCTATTCACATTATCAATTGATTGAATTGATATTAGTTTCCCCATTGAATCATAAATGCTGATAATTTGATTTGACATGCTTTTAGAAAGCTTATCAATAAAAAAGTAAGAAGTTGCCGGGTTAGGATAAGGTTGCGAAAATTGCTTTTGATTTTTATTTACTTTGGCAATAGAGGTTGGATTGCAAAAATCCATAATAAACTTCACCAAAGCCATTGCAGAGTCAGAAGGATTATCATTATTGTAAAAAGTATAAGCAACAAGGATGCAACCCAGTTTTCCATTGGGTTTATAGTGCCCCGAAAAAATATCAATTGTTTCATTGGAAGGGATTGTTACCGGGATGGTTGATTCAAAAGTATATGGAGGGAAACAACTGCTCCAACAAAAGTAATTTTGTGTATTTGGGATGAGTTGAATATGCCTTTTTTTGCATTGAACATTTATATTGTTCGTTGAAATGTTTTTTATATCAATTTCAACAAAAGCTTCGTAAGAGTAATAGTAGGTGGTATCGCCTTGAAAAATATAAGTATGTAAGGTATCTGCACTCACATTTCCAAAAACTATAATTGTGTCCGATGTTATCAGCAAGTTTTCATGATAAAGTTCAATGTTTTGAGCTTCACCCTTTATTAATAAAAACAGGATTGAAATAAAAATCAAAAAATACTTTTTCATTTGTTTAGATGTTTTGGGGTTTGCAATTTTTATTAAAATTAAAACTTTTATATACTTTTATTGATATGGCATACTTGTTTGAAAGTTGTATGCCATTCATGTATTTATATAAAGGTATATTAGCGTATAATGAAATTCCTAGGCTTTCAGAGGGCATTACATTAATCTGAGGTATAAAAAATAGAACCTTACCACCGCTTGATGCTACAATTTGCTTGTTTTCCCGCATTGATTTCCTTCTGTATTCGTATCTCAATTGTGATAGTAAATTAATTTTTTTGCTTACTACAAATGAACCATATGCTGAGAAAATATAAAGATTACCATATTTGTAATTAAAATTCTGTGATTGAATCGGGTTTGCAAATTCAGCAAAAGCCCTAAATGAAACGCTATGTTTATTTATTCCTTTAAAAACAAAAATGTTTATATTGTATTTAAGGCTACCCGAAGAGGGTTGCAATGAAATGGGTAATTTTACATCATCAACCACCTGATCGAATACCCCAACAGGCAATTTTACCCCAATGCCTGGTATTATGTCGAATTTTTTAAGAACCCTTTTTATTACAACATATCTAATACTTAATTCAGCATCACCTAAGCCATAGCCTTTCATGTGATCCCAACCTTCAATATTGTATATTTTTGTTTTGCTTAAAAAATAACCAAGGTCGCCTCTAACACTTAGTCGGTTTGTAATTCCATAGGCCATATTCAACCCAAGAAAATTATAATATGATTTATCGGGTGAAATATCTACTTTTTCTGAACCTGAATAGTATTGGTCAGAATAACTGTATTTATAGTTTGAGCCTACTAATAATGTTTTATATGGGATACCTGAAACATTGCCAAATCCACTAACTGGATTTCCAGCACCACAGCATTGAGCTAAAATAGTATTTCCGGCAAATGTTAACAAAAGCAGAATTGATATTGTATATGATAATTTATTAGCCATAGTTAGAAAGGTAAAACTCTTATCTTAATATGTTTTGTGTCACTATTGGTGTTATTGGATACAGTACATGTAATTGTATTAATACCAGTACAGCATGTGCCAGCCATATATTCAATCTGACTGCCAGAACCATTAAGTTCTCCGTGGTCGGCTTCCCAATTATAAACAAGGCCTTCCCCCGAGGCAACTACAGCAATTTTGGTTGGTACCCAAACATTCAAAATTGTATCGTTAGCATAAAGGCTATCAATCTTAACAGCACTATAGCCATCAGAATTGTTTAGGTCATTTTTGTTGCATGACACGAATGCTAATGCAAGAAAAAATAGTGATATTGGAATAAAGTCGAATCTCATTGATTTAATATTTTTTTTTAGTACTATACTAGATTTAATTAATTGTGATAAAGGTGTTTTTATCAAGCAGAATTATTTTTTTACTAATTGTGAAATCTTTTCATAAATTAATTCTTCATCACCATAAGTGTACATTGATTTTTGCCATACGATTTCACCCTTCCCGTTTAGGAGGAAGGTATGAGGAGTTAAGACAACATTCATTGCCCGTTTTAAGTCGGAATTAACATCAAGCAATATTTCAAATTCCCATCCATGACTATTTACAAAAGGAGCTACCCGACTTGAACTGCGAGTATCGTCAATAGCCACTGCATATAAAACTACGCCTGTTTCATTTACCCAATCTTCATATACTTCGCTAATAGCATCAAGGTATTCTCCTGGTTTTTTGCAACAGGTCTTCCAAAAACAGATTAATATGGGATTATTATTATTAGTGATTTTTCCTACATGTACACTTTCGCCTGCTATATTTTTGATCGATACATCAGGCAAGTTTGCTCTTATAGTATTGTTTTCTTGTGCCTTAAGGGATTGAATTGATAAAATTAGCAAAATGCAGAATGTAATTATTTTAGTTAGTCTTTTCATGATAAATATTTTTTTTTGTAAGCTCAGGAGTTGATATAAACCCATAATGTCTGAAAAACTCTTTTCCTTTGTTGTCCAGCAATATTTGTGTTGGGATGGCTGCAACACCGTAGTATCTCATTAGCATTTGGTTATCGGGCTTGAGAATATTTAGAAAAACCACATTAACTTTTTCAGGGAAGGTATATTCTAATTCAGCCATTACAGATTCCATCTTACTGCAAGTCACACATCCGTTTGCACCAAATTCAAGAAAGCTTACCTGATAGCTTAATCCATTTTTCTCAAAATCGAATGCTGAATCAATGTATGCAGCTCCGCTGAAAATAATCTCCAGAGCTGCATTTTTCACTATTGTATTTGATAGATATTGATTCAGTTTATTGATTGATACTAATCCCATTATTATAAGTAGGACTAAACTGATAAAAACGAACCAAGGCAATACTATTTTTATCATTTATGGTTTGATTTTGTCGAAAAGCCCTAATAATTTATTTTTTAAAATTCCTTTAATTTCATCTTCATTTTCACCAATGGGTTTAACCGGAATTAAGTCGATTAATCCAGAATAACTTAAGTCACGGTTGTACATTAATTCCAATGCAGCCTTTAAAGTTTCGTAAACAGCTTCCTTGCTTTCATTTTCAGCAAATCCCATTTCTTTGGAGATGTGTTCGATTTCCTTCCATTGAAACCAGAAATATGTAGGTAACATGGCCGATGCAATCGCATACGCTTCAAGCACTGATTCTTTCTCAGATTTACCAATTGCATTGGCAAAGCAAATTGGGTTATACCCTAGATTGGCAAAAGAGGTGGCATTGGGAATCACACGGATAATTCTTTGAGTACCCAACAATTCAGAAAGTTTCTGAATACTAAATTTTGGAGCAAGTGAAATGATAAGGGTATTACTATCAATCGCATCCTTTAGCTCAAAAACTATTTCACCAATTACATGAGGATGCAAAGCAATAAACACAACTTCTTTTGAAGCAGTCTCTTGGGCAGAGGTTGTAGTTTCAATAAAAGGGAAATTCTTTTTTAACTCAATTAATGTTTTATCATTTATATCACATACCATTACTGAGTTAAACTTTACATTTTGGTTCTTAAATCCTTGGAGAAGGATTTTGGTAATCCTTCCACCTCCGATAAAACCGATTGATTTTGATTTCATATCCGGGAATTATATTTGAACATATTTACATTACAAAGTTGAAAATAAAGCCAACCGCAACAATACCTGTAGCAACAATGCCAACAAAGGCTACAATGAGTTGCCATTTCAATACTTTTTTAAGAATAATAATCTCAGGTAGAGACAATGCAATGACAGACATCATAAAGGCAAGGGCAGTTCCAAGTGATACCCCTTTTTCAATGAGTACACTTACAATGGGAATAATACCTGCTGCATTTGAATACATTGGTATTCCTATAATTATGGCAAGAGGAACACCATACCAGTTTTCTTTTCCTAAAAGTGAACCTAAGAAATCTTCGGGAACATATCCATGAGCTCCTGCACCTACAGCAATACCAATTACGATATAAACCCATATTTTACCAACAATTTCCTGAACCGATTCAAATCCTTTCTGAATACGGTCGTAAAATGTCAGTTTTTCTTCTTCGCCTTCTTCCTGATTTGATTTGATTGTATATACCCAATCGGCAACATATTTTTCAAGACCAAGCTTACCTATAAGCCAGCCTGAAAATATTGCAATAGTTAATCCAGTGAAAACATATATTAAAGCTACATTCCATCCGAACAATCCTACTAATAGAACCAAAGCCACTTCATTAATCATGGGAGCAGCAATAAGAAACGAAAAAGTTACTCCAATTGGAATACCTGCTTCAACAAATCCCAAGAAGAGTGGAATAGCCGAGCATGAGCAGAAAGGTGTTACAATTCCTAACAACGAAGCCATAATATTTCCTGTAAATAGAGATTTCCCTTCAAGCATTTTTCGGGTTTTCTCTGTTGTAAAATAACTTCTGATGATTCCAACACTGAAAATGATAAGAACCAAAAGCAACATCACTTTAGGAACTTCAAATATGAAAAACCGTAGTGTTTCGGTCAGGTGTTTTCCAGGCGACATTTTTACTACATCATTTATTGCAAAATCGGCGATATTTTGCAGATTACAATATAGCAACACCCATAAAAGCAACAAAAACATAGGTAAAAAACATCCGTTCATACTTCTGTTTAAAGAGATTACCTTTTCTTTCATTTCTATATAATTGATGTTCGGAATTAAAGGAACAATGATTTTATTTTTTTGTTTTATCATATTAGCCATAACAAGATGAGTAATCTTTAAAAGTATATGAAGTATTCAGGAGCTTTTCATTATCCCCTGAACAACATATACTTGAAGAGTTTGAGATTTTACATTGATTACCTGTAGATGCACCAATTTTTTCTTGTATGTCTTTTAGTCTCTTAGCACCATTATTTATGGCATCTAATATCTCTTCTTCACTAACATTCTCACAATAAC from Bacteroidota bacterium harbors:
- a CDS encoding helix-turn-helix transcriptional regulator, which produces MDKREIFDDELQRLAQFAKVISHPARLAILKYLAETKTCISGDISDQLPLSRTTVSQHLKELKNSGLIHGEVEGLKINYCLCGSSIKKFKLLFNEFFVDESFCIDNQC
- a CDS encoding T9SS type A sorting domain-containing protein translates to MVRYILFLVVIFGIEKVSFAQLVVGDTVTDFTIVDVHNNEHNLFNYLENGKYVCVDFFGVNCQQCLTLVPTFNEVYSNYGCNKGDLVFLAINYLNYNDEILDFEDKYGGLYPAISGMSGGYTVYEDWQIQFWPQLWLICPNKIFVSNIYPIYQENIDSVFASFGITKDSCPTNNILYEIVSDASINIFPDPATTHISIEYFNQSTYNHNYNIYNMLGEILMEGKVENNATIDISMLKRGIYIFVTKSQLSLFSKKTFIKL
- a CDS encoding T9SS type A sorting domain-containing protein, whose protein sequence is MKKYFLIFISILFLLIKGEAQNIELYHENLLITSDTIIVFGNVSADTLHTYIFQGDTTYYYSYEAFVEIDIKNISTNNINVQCKKRHIQLIPNTQNYFCWSSCFPPYTFESTIPVTIPSNETIDIFSGHYKPNGKLGCILVAYTFYNNDNPSDSAMALVKFIMDFCNPTSIAKVNKNQKQFSQPYPNPATSYFFIDKLSKSMSNQIISIYDSMGKLISIQSIDNVNSRLKVNTNYLKRGYYFYKISNNIVVNNSGIIIIK
- a CDS encoding TlpA family protein disulfide reductase codes for the protein MKRLTKIITFCILLILSIQSLKAQENNTIRANLPDVSIKNIAGESVHVGKITNNNNPILICFWKTCCKKPGEYLDAISEVYEDWVNETGVVLYAVAIDDTRSSSRVAPFVNSHGWEFEILLDVNSDLKRAMNVVLTPHTFLLNGKGEIVWQKSMYTYGDEELIYEKISQLVKK
- a CDS encoding thioredoxin family protein: MIKIVLPWFVFISLVLLIIMGLVSINKLNQYLSNTIVKNAALEIIFSGAAYIDSAFDFEKNGLSYQVSFLEFGANGCVTCSKMESVMAELEYTFPEKVNVVFLNILKPDNQMLMRYYGVAAIPTQILLDNKGKEFFRHYGFISTPELTKKNIYHEKTN
- a CDS encoding NAD(P)-binding domain-containing protein, which translates into the protein MKSKSIGFIGGGRITKILLQGFKNQNVKFNSVMVCDINDKTLIELKKNFPFIETTTSAQETASKEVVFIALHPHVIGEIVFELKDAIDSNTLIISLAPKFSIQKLSELLGTQRIIRVIPNATSFANLGYNPICFANAIGKSEKESVLEAYAIASAMLPTYFWFQWKEIEHISKEMGFAENESKEAVYETLKAALELMYNRDLSYSGLIDLIPVKPIGENEDEIKGILKNKLLGLFDKIKP
- a CDS encoding permease, with the protein product MKEKVISLNRSMNGCFLPMFLLLLWVLLYCNLQNIADFAINDVVKMSPGKHLTETLRFFIFEVPKVMLLLVLIIFSVGIIRSYFTTEKTRKMLEGKSLFTGNIMASLLGIVTPFCSCSAIPLFLGFVEAGIPIGVTFSFLIAAPMINEVALVLLVGLFGWNVALIYVFTGLTIAIFSGWLIGKLGLEKYVADWVYTIKSNQEEGEEEKLTFYDRIQKGFESVQEIVGKIWVYIVIGIAVGAGAHGYVPEDFLGSLLGKENWYGVPLAIIIGIPMYSNAAGIIPIVSVLIEKGVSLGTALAFMMSVIALSLPEIIILKKVLKWQLIVAFVGIVATGIVAVGFIFNFVM
- a CDS encoding (2Fe-2S)-binding protein codes for the protein MMSKTICYCENVSEEEILDAINNGAKRLKDIQEKIGASTGNQCKISNSSSICCSGDNEKLLNTSYTFKDYSSCYG